A window of Candidatus Margulisiibacteriota bacterium genomic DNA:
AAGAGAAATGACGGTACTTATAAGAAAGAACGGGAAGCTGTATCCCGGCACAAGCACTCCCCTCAGCCAGAAGGACATGCCCACCGACTGAAAGACCGCCAGAGCGATCGTAAGGTATCTCGTATACTGTGCTATCTGCTTTCTTCCGGAGTCGCCTTCTTTGGAAAGTTCTTCGAGCTGAGGTATGACAGCCGTCAAAAGCTGCATTATGATCGAGGCGTTGATGTACGGGACAATGCCCATTGCAAAGATCGAGAATTTGACCAAGGCTCCTCCTGTAAAGAGGTCCAGGAACCCGAGAAGGTTGCCCTGGTTAAAAAGGGCCTGAAGCCTAAGGGTGTCTATTCCCGGGACCGAGATGTGCGCCCCAAGCCTGAAGACCGCTATCATCCCCAGAGTAAAGAGGACCCTCTTTCTCAGGTCTGCTATATTGAACAATCCGGCAAGACTTGTGATCACTTAATTACGATAGCCTTTCCTTTTGCGGCCTCGATCTTTTTGGCCGCCTCTTCGCTGAACTTATGAGCTTCTACAGATAGTTTTTTCTTAAGTTCTCCGCCTCCAAGCAGTTTGACAGGAAGAAGGGACGCTTTTTTTGTGGAAGAAAAGAACTTGTCTATCAGGTCCTGCAGTTTTACCACAGCCCCTTCCTCAAAAACCTCCAGCTGCGCTATATTGAGTATGTTGTACGCCTGTTTGAAAGGATAGTTCTTGAAGGTGCCCATCTTGGGAAGTCTTCTGTAGAGCGGTGTCTGACCTCCTTCGAACCTTATGCCTTTGCCTCCCCCGGAGCGGCTTTTCTGTCCTTTATGCCCCCTGCAGGCGGTTTTACCGTGCCCGCTCCCGTGCCCTCTGGCAACTTTTTTCGGTTTTTTCCTTGAGCCCTTTGCGGGAGATATGTGCCCGAGTTTTATCATGACGCCTGTACCTCTGTTCTTTTTAGCTGAAGCAGTCCGTCTATGGTCGCCCTTGCCACATTGATGGCATTTGCAGATCCGATGGATTTTGCAACTATGTTCTTAATGCCTGCCAGCTCCAGCACCGTCCTTACAGAACCTCCGGCTATAACGCCTGTCCCTGAAGGTGCCGGCTTTATGACCGTGCTGCTTGCGGAAAACCTTCCGGTGCAGTCGTGCGCTATGGTGCCGTCCTTTATATCAACCGTTATCAGGTTCTTCTTGCCGTCCTCAACGGCTTTTCTTATGGCAGATGCGACTTCGTTGGCCTTGCCAAGCCCCAGCCCCACCTTGCCTTTGCCGTTGCCTACAATAACAAGAGCGCGAAAGCTCATTTTTTTTCCGCCTTTGACCACCTTGGTAACGCGCCTTATCTGGACCACTTTCTCGTTATATTCTTTTACTTCTTCGTTCCTTCTGTATTGAGCCACATTTCCCTCCTGTTAAAATTTCAGGCCGGCCGTCCTTACGCTCTGCGCAAGCGCCTCGACCCTTCCGTGATACTTTTTTTCTCCCCTGTCAAAAACAACTGAGTTGATGCCTTTTTCCAGCGCCCTTTTTGCCAGCACTTCTCCCACTTTTTTTGCGGAAGCGATATTAACCGCCGTCTTTTTGTCCTTTTTCACTTCTTTTTCGACCGTCGAGGCGCTTACAAGCGTCCTGGCGTTCTCGTCATCGATTATCTGTGCATAAATATTCTTAAGGCTTATAAAGACCGACAGTCTCGGCCTGACCGACCTTCCGAATATTTTTTTCTTAATGTCTTTCATTTCGTTCTCCCAAAAAATTATGCGGCTTTTGCCGCGGTCTTACCGGCTTTTCTTCTTACATACTGTCCGCTGTAACGGATCCCCTTGCCTTTATAAGGCTCCACTGGCCGGACATGCTTGATATCGGTGGCTATCTGCCCTATTACAACAGGATCGCATCCGGATATCTTTATCTTTGTCTGGCCTTCAACGGAAAACTCCACCCCTGCCGGAGGAACAATGACAACGGGATGCGAATATCCCATGGAAAGGTTAAGGTTTTTTCCTTCCTTTGCCGCCTTATAGCCCACGCCTACTATTTCAAGCACTTTTTCAAAGCCGGTATGGGCTCCCTTTACCATATTGGCTATCATAGACCTGTAGAGGCCGTGCATGGACCTGACCTTCTTTTCTTCGCTGGTCCTCTTAACAAGCAGCGTGGTCCCCTCGAGCTCTACTTTTATCGAGGGATCAACAGCAAGCAAAGTCTGGCCTTTGGGGCCTTTTACAGATATCTTATTGCCGTCTATCTTGACCTCAACGCCTGATGGGACCTCTATCGGAGCTTTTCCTATTCTTGACATATTACTCCTACCATATCTGGCAGATGACTTCGCCGCCGACATTTTTCTGCCGCGCCATAGAGTCTGTCATCAGCCCCTGTGAAGTTGAGATTATCGCCAATCCGTACCCGCTTTGCACAAAAGGTATGTTCTTCGCTCCCGAGTACAAATGCCTCGAAGGCTTGCTCACCCTCTTGATGCCGCTGATGGCGCATTTCTTGTCGGGTCCGTACTTGAGGTCGATCTTTAGGACCTTGCGGGGACCTTTGGCAAGGATTTCAAAACCGTGTATATATCCCTCGTTCTTGAGCAATTCGGCTATTTTTGCCTTCATTGTCGAGCCCGGCATCTCCAGCCTGTCATCTCTTTTCAATATCGCGTTCTTGATCCTCAAGAACATATCGCCTATCGGGTCTTGTATAGTCATTTGTACTCCTTTACCAGCTCGATTTGGTCACCCCGGGAAGCAGCCCGTTATGGGCCGCGCTCCTGAAGCAGATCCTGCAGAGTCCGAATTTTTTTATCACCGCCCTGGGCCTTCCGCACTTTCTGCAGCGGGACTTCCTTCTTGTCGGGAACTTTACTTTCTTCTTCAGTTTTGCCAGCCAGGATGTCTTGCCCATTATTCTTGTTCCTCCGTTATGCTGTCCTAAACGGCATGCCCATGAGGGTCAGAAGAGCCCTGGCCTCTTTATCGGTCTTTGCCGTGGTGCAGATAGTTATGTCCATGCCCCTTACCTTGTCGACCTTGTCGTAATCTATCTCTGGAAATATCAGTTGTTCGGTCACTCCCATGGTGTAGTTGCCGTGCCCGTCAAAGGACTTAGGAGAGATCCCTTTAAAGTCCCTGATACGCGGCAGGCAGATGTTGATCAGTTTGTCAAGAAAGTGGTACATCCTTGTCCCCCTCAGCGTAACCTTGCAGCCTATGGGCTGTTTGGCCCTTAGCTTGAAAGCGGCGATGGATTTTTTCGCTTTTGTGACCGCGGGCTTCTGTCCGGTGATAGCCGCAAGCTCGGCAAGAGAGATATCCATGGCCTTGGGATTGGAAACGGATTCCCCAAGCCCTCTGTTGATGACTACCTTCTTTAGGCACGGGACTTGCATCCTGTTGGTGTAGGAAAATTCCTTTGTGAGCTCTTTTACTATTACCTTGTCGTACTTTTGCTTTAGGGTTGTCACTTTATTTCACCTTGTCTATGATCTCTTTACACTTGGCGCAGGCCCTGTAAGAGTCCTTTTTGATAAGTCGGGACGGCTTTGAGCAATGCGGGCACACGGCCATAAGCTTGGACAGCCGGATTGGCAGCAGTTTCTCTATTATGCCTCCCTGAAAGTTCCTGTTGGCCTTTAAATGTCTTTTAACCGTGTTGATCTTTTCAACAATGGCGCAGCCCTTGTCCGGCAGGACCTTAAGGACCTTTCCTTTTTTACCTTTGTCTTTTCCCGAAATGACCAGGGCAGTGTCGCCCTTTTTTATTCTTGGCTGCATTTTATACCACCTCTACCGCTAATGAGATTATTTTCATATAGTTCTTGTCGCGCAGCTCTCTTGCCACCGGTCCGAACACCCTGGTGCCGATCGGGTTGCCCTGGTCGTTGATGAGGACCGCCGCGTTGTCGTCAAAGCTTACATAAGAGGCGTCATCCCTGCGCAGAGCTTTTTTTACCCTGACAACCACTGCTTTGACCACCGCGCTTTTTTTGACCGTCATATTGGGAGTGGCGTCCTTTACAACGCCTATTATCACATCCCCCACGCTGGCATACCTTCTGAAAGAGGTGCCCAGTATCCTGACGCAAAGGATCTGTTTTGCTCCTGAATTATCCGCCACATTCAGCCTTGTTTGAACCTGTATCATTTTACGCCTGGTCCCTTTCCGCCCCAAGAATTTTGGCCACCCGCCATCTTTTGTCCTTTGAGATCGGCTTGGTCTCGATTATTTCCACCCTGTCGCCCGTCTTGCAGCTGTTTTTCTCATCGTGGGCCTTGAAC
This region includes:
- the rplO gene encoding 50S ribosomal protein L15; this encodes MKLGHISPAKGSRKKPKKVARGHGSGHGKTACRGHKGQKSRSGGGKGIRFEGGQTPLYRRLPKMGTFKNYPFKQAYNILNIAQLEVFEEGAVVKLQDLIDKFFSSTKKASLLPVKLLGGGELKKKLSVEAHKFSEEAAKKIEAAKGKAIVIK
- the rpsE gene encoding 30S ribosomal protein S5; translation: MAQYRRNEEVKEYNEKVVQIRRVTKVVKGGKKMSFRALVIVGNGKGKVGLGLGKANEVASAIRKAVEDGKKNLITVDIKDGTIAHDCTGRFSASSTVIKPAPSGTGVIAGGSVRTVLELAGIKNIVAKSIGSANAINVARATIDGLLQLKRTEVQAS
- the rplR gene encoding 50S ribosomal protein L18, with protein sequence MKDIKKKIFGRSVRPRLSVFISLKNIYAQIIDDENARTLVSASTVEKEVKKDKKTAVNIASAKKVGEVLAKRALEKGINSVVFDRGEKKYHGRVEALAQSVRTAGLKF
- the rplF gene encoding 50S ribosomal protein L6 is translated as MSRIGKAPIEVPSGVEVKIDGNKISVKGPKGQTLLAVDPSIKVELEGTTLLVKRTSEEKKVRSMHGLYRSMIANMVKGAHTGFEKVLEIVGVGYKAAKEGKNLNLSMGYSHPVVIVPPAGVEFSVEGQTKIKISGCDPVVIGQIATDIKHVRPVEPYKGKGIRYSGQYVRRKAGKTAAKAA
- the rpsH gene encoding 30S ribosomal protein S8, with translation MTIQDPIGDMFLRIKNAILKRDDRLEMPGSTMKAKIAELLKNEGYIHGFEILAKGPRKVLKIDLKYGPDKKCAISGIKRVSKPSRHLYSGAKNIPFVQSGYGLAIISTSQGLMTDSMARQKNVGGEVICQIW
- a CDS encoding type Z 30S ribosomal protein S14, translating into MGKTSWLAKLKKKVKFPTRRKSRCRKCGRPRAVIKKFGLCRICFRSAAHNGLLPGVTKSSW
- the rplE gene encoding 50S ribosomal protein L5 encodes the protein MTTLKQKYDKVIVKELTKEFSYTNRMQVPCLKKVVINRGLGESVSNPKAMDISLAELAAITGQKPAVTKAKKSIAAFKLRAKQPIGCKVTLRGTRMYHFLDKLINICLPRIRDFKGISPKSFDGHGNYTMGVTEQLIFPEIDYDKVDKVRGMDITICTTAKTDKEARALLTLMGMPFRTA
- the rplX gene encoding 50S ribosomal protein L24; the protein is MQPRIKKGDTALVISGKDKGKKGKVLKVLPDKGCAIVEKINTVKRHLKANRNFQGGIIEKLLPIRLSKLMAVCPHCSKPSRLIKKDSYRACAKCKEIIDKVK
- the rplN gene encoding 50S ribosomal protein L14, producing the protein MIQVQTRLNVADNSGAKQILCVRILGTSFRRYASVGDVIIGVVKDATPNMTVKKSAVVKAVVVRVKKALRRDDASYVSFDDNAAVLINDQGNPIGTRVFGPVARELRDKNYMKIISLAVEVV